ggccggggctgggggctcaCGGGGAGGGACCGTGCAGCTGGCCAGGAGGCCCTCGCTCGCAGCCTGTGATGCCCGTGtcccagagaggaagcagggacaCAGAGGCGCTCCAAGGGCAGGCTGGGCAAACAGGCCTCATCCTGGTACAGCCGGGAAAAGCGAGGGCTGGAAGCGTGGGCTGGCGGCCAGGAGGCCTGACCCCCCAGGGACATACAAGGAGGGTCAGTGCAGAAAACGAGCAGCAGAGGGGGCGCCCGCGTCCCCTTCCCGGAGCAGTCTCAGCACCCCGCCGCCCAGACCCGCGAGGCGGGAGGAGTCCGGACCCAGCCGGTCAGGAGAAGCACGGGCCACGGGGAAGACAGCCCGCGGCGGAGGCCCGGGCCGGGCCCTCACATGTCCACGAAGACCATGAAGCACCAGCCCAGGCCCCCGACCAGCAGCACGGTCACGCGGATGCCGTAGATGAGCAGCTCGTTGAGGAGGCGGAAGTCCACGCGCCGGcggcccagcagcagcagcagcacggACAGCTTGAGCTGGAAGCGCAGCAGGACGCGCACGCCCAGGTACTGCAGGCAGAAGAGCGCGGCCAGCGCGCCCCAGAGCGCCGCGGTGAACAGGCTGCAGCTGAAGTAGAGCAGGAAGCGGATGAAGCCGTACAGCCAGCGCGCGCGCACGTACACGTCGAAGTTGTTGTACTTGGTGCGGGCCAGGCGGGAGGTGCGCGCCGGCCCGCAGGCCGCGTGCAGGCAGGTGGTGTGCGGGCCGTGGAAGGAGCGCACCCGCCGCGGGATGGGCATGACCGGCATCGGGGCCCGGGCGCTGTGGCGAGCTGGTGGCAGCACTGGTGTCCGCGCAGCGGTCGGCATAGGCGTCATGGGCACCTAGGCCCGCGCGTGGCAGCTGAGCCCGGGGGGGGTGCAGCGGCCTGCGGGGAAGTCACAGAGACAGGAGCGGGGTGAGCCCCGGGACGCCGGAGCCGGCCACGGGGAACCTGCCCCCTCGGCTCAGGTGCCCGGGGGCCGCTCTCGCCACAAGAAGCACCGAGGACGCTTCAGAGGCACCGGACGCAGACCGAGGAGCCAAGCGCGAGACCGGACAGGGGGTCCGGAGCCCTGGCGCTGAGGCTCCCTAGGAATGACCTGAAGCCGgtccgcccccctcccctccctgcccggcTGGCCGGCAGGGGCGCTGGGCTcccgtgggggcgggggggtggggagggacgcTGGGGACCACGCCTGGCAGGCAGAGGACATCACAGGCCTACGGACCTGGGACCAAGAAAGGACAAACGCCGAGTGGTCTCTGGTGACCGCCTAAATCACTCGTGGGGGGAAAGCTGCACGTGCGGACGTGTGAACAGCGGGGCAGCCGGGGGGCTACGGGCTCGGGAGACACGTCCCACGGGCCGGCCAGGGGCCTGCGGGGGGGCGGAGGCCGGGCGGGTCCAGGGCTTCCCGCAGGCTCCGCCAGAGCCTGGTCTGAGCCCCGGGCGGCTCCGCGCGCTTGCCTCGGCCCGGCCCGCACCTGCACCTGCGGGCCTCGTCCGCTGGACCCCGCGAGGCTCCCTGCCCGCCTCCCTCCCGCCCCGGGCCCGCCGCCGCCacgcacgcccccccccccccgcccagcgTCCGCGCCGCGGGCTCCCGGGGCAGGCAGGCGAAGGGCACCGGCGCGGACCCGCGAGCCACCCCCGGGCAGGCCCGTCCGCCGCTCACCAGGTGCCCTCTCCGCGCCGGCGCCGGGGAAGGCCGGCGGTGCGGGCGGCAGGGCCTGCGGCACCCCCCGGCCCACGGGGCTCCAGGAGCAGGGCGGCCGCATGGTGCCCACGGCGCGGCGGCTGCGGGGCCCAGCCGCTCACGCGTCCCTGCCCGAGGCCGCCCCGAAGGGCCCGGGGCTTGCGCGCCCGGCGGCCGGCGGCGTTTGGCCCAGTGCGGGAGCCGTAGCGCCGTCCCTCTGCGGCCACCGTAGcacttccctcccacccctccgcccgAGCCGACACCGAGAGCGCCTCCCTTCCCCCCCGGCTCGGAGAGACTCTGAGCAGCCGGAACTCGACACTTCCCCAGGGCGTGCGTGCTTACGTGCCTGCGTGCGCGCCGTCCTTAGCACTGCCGCCCGACGCCTCGTCCCGCGTACGCTGCCGGCTGCTCGGTCTGTCCTGCGCAGGCGCAGATGGTGGGCCTGCGCGTGCGGACCGTGGGCAGCCCCTCCGCGCACGCGCGCGCCGTCCTCACGTGTCCGCGGCCCGCGGAGCGGCGGCCGGGCTGGGGACCGGCCCACTCCCGCCGCCGCGCCCGGCGTTGCCCCAGCCGGACCCAGAGGGTTGCGCGCGGATTCGTGAAGGGTTTCAGGCCTGCCGGGTTCCGGGTCTCTCTCTCGTAGATGCGGCTGCGCGTCCCCGAGAATGGGGGCCCGCCGCCGGGCCGCTGCAGCCCTCCGGGGTGGCCGCCGCCTCCCGGGCCCGAAGCCCCGTGGCCCTCGCCTCCGGCCCGCACCCCGCACCCCGCACCCGGTCCCTGCTGCGGGCTCCTGCGTCCTGGCCTTTGCGCTCCTGGCCCTCGGGGAGGAGGCCGGCAGGGTCAGCGGAAGGAGCGGGAGCGCTTTGAAAGGTGCCCGGAGCAACCGTGAAGGGGCAGCACATGGCAGAAgaggatattttataaatattccctAAAATGCAGCCTTCTGCTGGCTGGGTTTCTGCAGTAACCGCCTGCTCCGCACTCGGGCTCTCTCCCGCCCGGTCCAGCCCTGTCCCCCGGGGCACCCCATCAGGCCCCTCCAGGTCTGTGCGGAGGTCCCATTGCTCGCTGCATGACCTGTCCCTTCTCGCCGGTTCTGTTCCTCCTCAGCCGCCTGCCGAGCTCCTGCTCACCTGCGAGACCCCAGTCCAGTGCCCCCTCCTCCGGAAAGCTGCCTCCGCCCGCGCGGCGTCCCTTCCCGGGCACCCATGCCCTCCCCGAGTGTGCGCGGGGCTGCTGCTTGCTCTGCGCGGTCTTCCATCCCCAGAGCTGCAGACATCTCGTGGACAGACCCACGCCCCCATCAGCCCAGTTTTCTCGCCCGGCCCCGGTGAGACGGGCTTCTGCTTGGTGGCCCGGTACACACGGACCGAGTTCACACAACCCCGCAAGCTTCACGAAACAGCACTTCTGAGCCACAGTCTGGTCCGTCCCCAGGTGCCGCCCAGGCTCGCAGGTAAGGAGCCTGGCCGGCGAGCACAGGCTGCGTCCTCAGGGCTGCCTCGGGGCAGGGCCGGGGAAGCCTCCGACCCCATCATTTGGGGCCCGGGTGGGGATCCTGATCCTGCTCTCCACCCTCCTGAGTACCCCCGTCCCCCGGCTTCCCCTCGGGGCTGGGCGTCAGGCAGTGGCCGGGCGCCACCTGCCGGGACGGTCTCCTGTTGCTGCAGACCGGCTCTGCGGAGGGAAGGCTGGGAGCGAGGCTGGGTCCACCGGGGGCTTCCAGGCCTTAAAGCGGCTGCCTGGACCCGCCCAGCCCCGCGCCCCCTGTGCCATCTGGGGCTGCTTTCGAGCTTCTGTGGCAGAATGGAGTGGGCTCCTGGGAGGACACCCAAAGGCCTACAAACCCGAGAACCTCTACCCTTTGTTCTCTACGGTTGGTTGGGCCCTGCTCCCCACTTTAAACGGGGAGGAGGAGTGTCACCTTTGGGGTCATGTTTAACTCACTCGTCCTCGGCAGGGGTCAGCGTGACGTCCAGCTCGTGGAAACACTGACGTCTGCTGGATGCCAGGCAGCATGCCTGCCCCGGTTCCGAGGCCTGATTGAGCCCCCAGCTCCCAGAGGGGCTCAGCCTCTGGGGTCCTCATACACACCCCCACAGTCTCCGGGCAGCAGCGCATGGGCTGCAGTTCCTGCCCCCGGCTCCAGGCTGCCTCAGTGACCAGATCCTGAGGCCCAGGTGACCCTGTGGCGTCTCCAGGTTTGGGTCAGAAGAAGCTGCACCCCGCCCCCCTGCCATGTTCTAATGCTCCCTCCCAGACCCCAGCTGCCGTGCTGGTGGACGCTGGGCCATAGTTGGGGGGTCACACATGACAGGTGtgtgaggtgtgtgtgggggacGCCATTTagggggctccaggctgggcttctttttttaatgtttcttttcttttactttattttttaaaaatttacttgacagagatcacaagtaggcagagacaggaggaagcaggctccctgctgagcagagaacccgatgcggggctcgatcccaggacccgagcctaaggcagaggctttaacccactgagccacccaggcgccccagggctgGGCTCTTCTGAGCGCAGCTTTCCAGTGTCTGGGAGAGGCAGCAGACCTGTGAGCGAAGGAGGCTGTGTGATCCCGTAGTGGTTGCATGGGCCACGCcggaagcagggaagggaggtggtGAGGAGGGGTTTGTCGGGGGGCGCGTGGGTCCAGTGGGGGTCACCTTGGGCCACATGGCAGGGGTGAGGCAGCAGTGTGGATAAGAGTGGCAACAGAGAGGGGTCTGTGGTGGTTCCGGAGAACAAGCACGTGGGTAGCACATGGGGGGTCTGTAAGGTGGTCATGTGCAGGGCATGTGAGGGACGCCATGAGGAGGGATtcacggggcgggggggcgggtcATATGTGGAGTTACATGGGCCAtgtggcaggggcgggggggcacGCGGGTGGCATGTGGGGTGTTAGGTGGAGGGCACTCGGGGTCTCTGTGGGGCATACACGGGCACACGGGGGGCATGTAGAGAGGTCGTGGGGCGGGGCTCCGCGCTGAGCACTGTGGCCACGGCTTTGCCCTGTGGGAGCAGGAGTGCAGCTGGGCGAGGAGGCcgcagggctggggcggggaccCCAGACAGCACAGGGCAGAGAAGCCTGTGGGGGCCGTGGCTGGATCCTGGCCTGCAGACCCGGGGCTCAGGGGAAAGACTGGTGTTCTCAGTACTAGGTTGGGGGCGGTCTGTTACCAGACCGAGTGAGCGGAACACGTGGTTTCCAGTCCTTACCACCTGATGGCACAGGGCCTTGCCCCCACTTCGTGGATGAGGAGACACTGGTGGTCGGCGGGCCCAGCTCTGACCCCCCAGTGGCCACTGGGTGGCACGCACACTGAGACGCCTCCTCCCAGCGGCCGGCAGGCCTCCCTATGGGGTCTGGTGCTCCATCCGACCTCTGCTTGTCTGTCCAGTGACCCTGTTCCCTCTGGGTTTGGGTGGCACAGCATCTCCCGTCCCCGCTGTGATGGCTCCTCGACCTCTGTGACCGCAGACAGGATGCTCTTCTCGGGGCGGCCCCAGGCCTGGAGTCCAGGGAACCACCTGCCGGTAGGACACAAGAGCCCATTGGACACACCCAAAGGTTGGTCACCGTAGAAGTGGTAGACGGCATTCCTGGGGGCCTTGGGAGGAACCAGCTCTGCCCGCCTCCGGGAGGTGAGATATGCTTCTGTGGTTTGAGCTGGGGTCTGTGGCGCTCTGGACGGCCACCCTGGTGAACGAACATGTGTGTCTGCTGCTTCATTAGCCGTCCTATTCCGGGACCACCTGTCGGGCAGCCGCAGGTGACTGGCACAGCTTTGAGGACGGCCTCGGCCACGCCGAGCGCCTTCTGTCCTTTGTCTCCTGAGAACATTGGTCACAGCCTGCGTGGGGGTGCGGCCCCTGTGTCCGTGCTGCGGGCgctctgggggctctgggggctcAGCCCCTTACTCAGGCCCCTGTGGGCTGCGAGGAGGGTCAGGCCTAGGCCGGGTCTCTGTGCTGTGCCGACCTGAATGTCCACGAAAGCGTTCATCTTCCGATGTTGGCTCCCTGGCAGGGGCGTGGccagagcaggagggacagacagacaggtccTCTGTCCTCTCAGCAGGCCTGCTTCAGGAGAGGGAGTGTGGCCTTCACCgccccccccctcctccctgtcccgcAGCTGGCCGGCGATCTGCCGTGTCTCCCAGCCCGGGGCAGGCTTGAGCTAGGTGCCCGGTGTCGGTGTGGCTGTGCCTGGGCCTGGCTGCTTCCGCTCGCcggccccccccccgccccccgccggcccTCCAGCTGAAGCTGctaaggggagggaggggctgtgcCCGGCCGCGTCTGTGGCCTGGCTTGCACAGGGCCCAGGATGGGCGGGACTGCCCGGAGGCCTGGCATCACCGGGGCAGCCATGAGCCCTTGGCCCGCCAGGCTTCAATCCGGCACCCACGCCCATAGCCTGCGGGAAGTGGACCACGGTGGGTGCTGGGGAAGCACTCAGGCCGCATCGGGGGCCAGCGTGAGTGATGCCGGGGGCTGTTGGGGGGCTGCTGGATGATGGCTTGTAGGTGACCAACCCGCCTGATGTCCCTGGTGCCCGGCGCCGAGCCACAGGAGGTGGGTCTGTGGTTGGATGAGTCACCGGCCTGTCCTGGCGGTTTCCCTTCATCAGCCAAGGAGGCCGTGCAGCCCCAGGGGCTGTTGGAGGGTTTAGCGAGGTGTGGCCTTCGCCAAGGCCAGGCAGAGTCGCGCTCAGCAGCGCTGCCGTCGGGACGCAGGGTAATGCTCACTGTACACCAGCCACGGAATCCGCGGGCTCACGGACACTCCGCCTCCTCTCTGCGGGGAGGAGGAGGCCGCGTGGCCAGCTTCTGCgtggccctgccctcctcctggtCTGCAGGCTTTATGCCACTTCGTGGATGTGCCCTCCCAAAACCCAGGTCCTGGCCACCCCGGAATCACCCTCAAGGTGAGCGCCCTGGCGGGTCCAGCCCTTTGCAGCCGCAcacccccagggcctggctgtATTTCCTCCCACGCTAATTTCCCTGCGACACTGTTCCTACTCCCGTTGATTGAACGCTTCTGGGCTGACAGGGGAGAAGATTTGTGGCGCAGCTCATCACGGCCCCAGAGCAGGGCGGGGCGCCGGCAGAGGAGATCGGGCTGCAGGCATGTTTTATGGCACGGGGGAAGACAAACATACGCATTTGTATGTCACTTGTTGCAGTATAAATGCTAACTTGTACTCCTTTCAAAACTTTTAATGAATTGTACACATTCGGAGAGATTTATAGGGTGAGCGGAATGGCACAAAATGTTACTTTTAACATATTTGTCTCTTTGgcaacaacaccaaaaaaaatctggaagataCCGCATTCAGGAATAAATCATAAGTAGACGCATCTTAAAAGAGGTTTATTTGGGTCGTTAATGGTTGATGGGCCCCCCAGTGCAGGATCTAAAGTTAAATTAtgcaaaatcaaaaacaaacctTATAATACTTAATCAGACATGCATAAAACTGGCAGGTCCAATAAATTCTCCCAATTAACTTGCTTCAGGTCGTGATTGCACTCGCTAATTTAATCAGCTCCAGAGTAATCTGGAGGCCGGGAGCTGATGAGTGAGTGCGGGCGTGCGCACCGCGGGCGAGGGCAGAGCGTGGAGGTCGGGGCCACCGAGGAAGGCGCTGTCTCGCACGAGGGCTGCGGTTGGCTCACCCGGAGGGTCAGCGGCCAGCACTGGGCTCAGAGCCTCACGGGCCTGCCGTCCTGGGAACTCGGCAGTGTCCACCTGGGTCCCTGGGAGGAGCCGGGCCTGGACATGGCCATCTGGAGTGAAGTCTGCGCTCGCTCTGCTTGGCTCCACATGCCCCGGGCTCTCCTCAGCTGTGGATACCAGCCCTTCCAGAATGTGCTTGGGATGGTTCTGTCCCTGGTGTCTGCCCCGGAGCCTGCCCATTCCAACCTCTGATTCTCGATTAAACGAGGG
The DNA window shown above is from Mustela erminea isolate mMusErm1 chromosome 12, mMusErm1.Pri, whole genome shotgun sequence and carries:
- the TMEM250 gene encoding transmembrane protein 250, with amino-acid sequence MTPMPTAARTPVLPPARHSARAPMPVMPIPRRVRSFHGPHTTCLHAACGPARTSRLARTKYNNFDVYVRARWLYGFIRFLLYFSCSLFTAALWGALAALFCLQYLGVRVLLRFQLKLSVLLLLLGRRRVDFRLLNELLIYGIRVTVLLVGGLGWCFMVFVDM